Genomic window (Methanocella sp.):
GGGCGACATTGCCCGCAAGTATCATGAGGTCAGCCCACGAGATCTTCCGGCCGTACTTCTGCTTGATCGGCCAGAGCAGCCGGCGGGCCTTGTCGAGGTTCGCATTGTCGGGCCAGCTGTTGAGGGGCGCAAAGCGCTGGGTGCCATGGCCCGCGCCACCGCGGCCGTCGCCCATGCGGTAGGTGCCGGCGCTGTGCCATGCCATGCGGATAAACAAAGGCCCATAGTGGCCGAAGTCCGCCGGCCACCAGTCCTGCGACTGTGTCATCAGCTCCCGGAGGTCCTTCTTCACGGCCGCCAGATCGAGGCTTTTAAACTCTTTCGCGTAATTGAAATCCTCGCCCATCGGATTAGACATGGGGGAATGCTGGTGCAGGATATCGAGATCCAGCTGGTTCGGCCACCAGTCCCGGTTGGACCGGCCCCGGCCGATCGCTTGTTTGCTTGTCATGCCCGTTACCGGGCACCTGCTATCTTCTGACATAACATTTACTCCTATATTTTACTTGATCTTATCCACAGTGGGGAACCATAGTCGATCGGATTATCCATGAAATCTTCCGGCTCGCCAGCGAATCTTCGTTCAGTATTCGGATAACTTCATCCACATCCGTGACTACCCTCCGATCACTAATCGCTTCCAGTAAAACCTATAATTGAATAATTATTCTATATGATACGAACAATCATATAACTTACGGTTTTAACGATGAAAAAAATGGAAAAGTGGATCTATTCGTTGTGCACTGGTACGTCGGGGAACGGCAGCGCGCTGAACGCCCGCATGACCCGGTAGTTGACGGCCCGCTCGAAGACCTCGGCGGCCTCGATCTCCACCTGCATGCCCCGGAATTTCGCCGTCGCCTCCTCGCGCTCGGCCAGGTGTTCCATGCTGCCCAGGTGTTCCACGCCCTGCTTCATGGACAGGCTCTTATGCTCCCGGATGGCTTTTAGCTTCATGGCCAGCGTGTCCTCGATGTCGACGTAGACATCGCCGTGCGAGTTGACGCCGCTCGACGTCTCGGAATAGTACAGGCAGGGCACCATGTAGGGCTTGTGCTTGGTCTTCACCTCGCCCACCCTCGACAATAGACAGGCGCCGAGCACGGCCTGGGAGAGCTTCCGGTGGTCCGGGTTATAGTCCGTCGGCTGGTGCGTAATGACAATGTCCGGCTTCACGTCACGAATTAATTCCACGATCTTGTGGACCGTGGGCATATCGTTCTCGATGTTACCCTCTTTTAGGTCCAGGAACCTCGTCTCGCAGCCGAGCACTTTGGCGACCTTCGTCGCTTCCTCCCGGTTCTCGTCGCACGAGGATACGCAGATTACCTTGTTCCCCGTCTTCGCGAGCTTTGCCAGCGTGCCGCCGCATTGGTAAGGCATGTCGAACGGGTCCGCGTGGGCCCCGATCGCTAATACTGTCAACTTTTTCGCCATGAAAATCGCCTTTAATATTCATTCATCATTATATGCGGCCCGATATAACTTAAATAATATGGACTACATCAGCCCTTCATGGCATACACTTACCTGGTCCGTGTCCTGCTGGAATCCGTAAACGGCATGAAGCACTCGATTATGGGCTGTTCCCAGGGGATAAGCCATGATAAGGATAAACGGGCCTGATCAGCTTCGAGGCGATGCGGTGGCTGGCGAAACACGACATACCCGTTATAGTGCTGAACTGGAATGGTAACCTGCTCTCTGCCATGATGCCCAAGGAGCCCAACAACGGTAAACTGCGTGTGAAGCAGTATGATAAGTACCTGGATAAGAAGGCTCGTTATGATATCGCCCGGGCTTTGGTCGAGGAGAAGGTGAACAAGGGCCAGGATCTACTCGTCGGGTTGTCCGACTATTACGACGAAGTAGACCGGGACGAGACCATCAAGGTATTCGAGTTCGAGCGGGACCGCTTCCACAAGTACAAATCAGCCGACTGCGACCTAAACAAGTTATTGTTATACGAGAGTCGCATCGCAAACCGGTACTTCAGTACCATTACCCGGGTCATTAACAAATTGAGGCCCGACTTTAACTTCACCGGCCGGGGCACCAAATCATATTCGTGGAACATGAACGCCAGTGACCCTATTAACGCCCTCTTGAACTACGGGTACGCCATCGCGGAAGCCGAGGCCAGACGAGCGATAAACAGTGTCGGCCTGGACCCCTATGTCGGGTATCTGCATGAACTGGCCGGATCTAAGCAGCCACTAGTCTACGATGTACAAGAACTGGGCAGATGGCTAGTCGACCTATCTATCATTCAACTGCTCGCAGACCACAAGTTGAAGAAATCGGCGTTCGTCACCACCGAGAACTACCACCAGAGACTACGCGAGGACACGGCTAAACTGCTGTTGAACTACATTAGAAATAATTTTAACACGGCGGTGCCGTACAAGAAAAAGCAGTTCACCTACCAGTATGTTCTCGGTGACAACGTACAAATGCTCGCCAACTACATCAGCGACAGGTCGAAAGAACTACGTTTCAACGTGCCCGGCGTGCCAATCAAGTGGAACGACGACAACGAGACCCGGGACTTTATCCTGAACATGACACCCGACCAGCGGAAAGAGCTGGGCATTAATAAGTCGACTTTGTGGTATATCCAGAAGAACATGCGGGAGGGCAAGAAGGTCAAGCTATACGAAAAGGTTAGGACAAAAATCGTTTGATATACTTGTTTTATGAGTGGTTCCAAGGCCCTGAAAATATAAATAGATGCTCGATTTAATGTATTTAATTAAAAGGTGACCATGAGTCCAACGCCCGCCTCCACTAACCCCTCCGACGCCCAGAAGCCCCGTAGTGAACTTTTAGCCGAGTTGCAGGAGCTTAGGGCCCAAAATGCGGTTTTGAAGGATGCCGGAGCCAACAAGGGTAATGCCGAAGCTTTGCGGGAGAGCGAGGAGAAGTTCCGGGAGATGGCCGAGAACATCGGGGAGGTGTTCTTCAGCTTCACGAGGGATTGGAAGCACACGATCTACGTGAGCCCGGCCTACGAACATATCTGGGGGCGCCCGCTGGAAGAGGTATACGGCAATCCGATGGCCTGGCTGGAAGGGGTGCATCCCGATGACCGGGAACTGCCGCTAGCGGTGGTCAACAGATATATAGCGGGCGATTTTTCTGGGATCGATACCGTGGAATTCCGGGTCCTGAGGCCGGATGGGACCGTCCGGTGGATACTCGCCCGCACCTATCCCGTCCGGAACGACGGGGGCGAAATGTACCGGATCACGGGGATCGCCGAAGACATCACCGAGCGCAAGCTGGCGGAAGAGAAAGTAGCCCACGTCGCATCTTTCCCGGAACTGAACCCTAATCCGGTCATCGAGGTCGATTATGCGGGGAATGTTACGTACAGCAATCCTTCTGCTGACCGCATATACCCCGATTTAAGGGCGTCGGGTGACCACCATGCGCTGCTCAGGGATATTACGTTCGGGCGGGGCGCTGGTCCGGGGGCCGGATCCCTTTTAGTAAGGGATGTTGAGGTTAATGGGCGTTTTTACCTAGAGTCCATCATCGACATGCCGGAAAGAAAGGTGAGGCGCATCTATTGCATCGACATCACCGAGCGGAAGCGGGCGGAAGAGGCGTTGAAGCTGACCCAGTTCGTTGTGGATAACTTCCGGGACTCGTCGATCTGGCTCACCCGGGACGGGCGCATCGCCTACGTGAACCAGGAAACCTGCCGGGGCCTCGGGTACTCTCGGGAGGAACTATTATCCATGCACATCTCGGACATCGACCCCGACTACCCGCCGGAGAAGTTCCGGGAGCTGTGGCCGGAGAAGCAGAAGGGCGATTACACGCATTTCGAATCAAGGCACGTCGCCAAAGACGGCCGGACGTTCCCGGTGGAGGTCACGTCCACCTACACGATATATGGCGACAACGAATACCTGATCACGTTCGACCGGGATATTACGGAACGGAAGCGGACCGAGGAGGCGCTGCGGTCGTCGCAGAGTATGCTCAAGTCGGTAATGGGTAACGTTCCCCTGGGCATCTTCTGGAAGGACCGCAGTTCAACTTATCTGGGCTGTAACGAGGTGTTCGCGAAGGCGGTCGGCCTGTCGTCTACTGAGGAGATCGTGGGCAAGACCGACTATGACCTGCCATGGCTCCCGGAAGAAGCGGACTCGTTCCGTGATTACGATTTCAGGATCATGGAGAACGACGAGGCGGAGTACCACATCGTGGAGCAGCAGCGGGAGGCGGATGGGAAGATATCGTGGGTAGAGACCAATAAAGTTCCCCTGCATGATGCATGGGGCAAGGTCGTTGGAATCCTGGGTACCTACGAGGACATCACCGAGCGCAAGCGAACCGAAAAAGAGCGGGAGATAACCGTCGAGTTCCTGAGCCTCGTGAATCAGGCTCGGAGCACCCAGGAACTAATCTGGAAAACGGCCTCGTTTTTCCAGAAGACATCGGGTTGCGAGGCCGTAGGCATCCGACTCCGGGAGGAGGACGACTATCCCTATTATGAAGCCCGCGGGTTCCGGCCAGAGTTCATCCGGAAGGAGAACTTGCTTTGTACTCGTGACGCACAGGGCCATGTTCTCCGGGATAAGGACGGCTTTCCCATGCTGGACTGCATGTGCGGCAACGTAATCACCGGCCGGTTCGACCCGGCCATGCCCTTCTTTACGGCCAAGGGTAGCTTCTGGACGAACAGTACGACCGAACTCCTGGCCACTACCACGGAAAAGCACCGGCTGGCGAAGACCCGTAACGTCTGTAATACGGAAGGGTATGAATCGTTCGCTCTGATCTCGTTGCGGGTAGGGGAGGAGCGGCTGGGCGTCCTACAGTTGAATGACCGGAGGAAGGGCTACTTCACCCTGGATCAAATCCAGATGTGGGAAAGGCTCGCAGACTACCTCGCCGTGGCACTGGCAAAGTTCCAGGCCGATGAGGCATTGAAAAATGCCAAAACCCAGGCCGAGCTGTACCTCGATTTGATGGGCCATGACATCAACAATTTACACCAAATAGCTCTGGGCTATCTTGAACTGGCCCGGGAGATGCCAGCCTCCGAGGGCCGGGACGAGTTCCTGGACAAGCCGGTCGAGGTATTACAGCGGAGCGCCCAGCTCATCCAGAACGTGCGGAAGTTACAGAAACTCCGGGAGGGCGGATTCACACCCGAGATGATAGACGTCTGTAATATTCTCGCTGACGTGCAAAGTGAGTACAGGGCTGAGCCCGGCAAGACGATACGGGTGAACTTGGGCGACCATGAAAAGTGCTTCGTGAGTGCCAATGGGCTGTTACACGACGTATTCGCGAACCTCGTCGACAACGCGGTGAAACACACCGATGATGGAACCGACATTACCGTGAGCCTAGACGTTATGAGGGATAGGGGTAGACCATATTACAAGGTGGCTGTCGAGGATAATGGCCCCGGCATACCAGACGACTCTAAGGAGATGATATTCAACCGGCTCCATAAGGGCACTGCGAAGGGCATGGGTCTTGGATTATACCTGGTGAAATCACTCGTGGAAAGCTACCATGGCAAAGTCTGGGTCGAGGACCGGGTACAGGGCGACCATACGAAGGGCGCCCGGTTCGTCGTCATACTGCCGGCGGTTGAAAAGTGATTAATTATCCAGCTATTTTTATAAGAAAAAGTCCAAAAATGAACAACTGACTATATACCCCGAAATTAAAATGGGCCGACTTAGATTTGAACTTTCAGAGTGTCCAAAAAGTCGAAGGCTAACTATATACCTCTATAACGTCGCGGGTCTATAATAATTTGAACATTTTACAAATGATAATACGGCGATGTTTTAAACTACTTTAACTTATGGGGTCGCATACTTACACACTTTGGAGAATACGTTTACGACTTTATATACTAAATTTGGTTGTCTGGTAGAATATACCAAATTAAGCCTTATTTTAACTAAAAAGTACTAATGTTATTATAGAATATTTTACGTATCTCATTTATTAATAGGCTTTACAGTATGCCTTTTTCATAAAGTAGGCGTATTATACAATGAACGTTATTTCTATAAGTTTATATGTTTTTAAGTTTTGTGTAGCCTGCTGTATCTAAGTTAAATTACGAGCTAACGTCACCAACTTTATTTCAGCAACAACCGCAGACTACACTGAACCGAAAAAGCATTACGCCTTCCAGTATGCGCTCGGTGACAATGTAAAAATGCTCGCCAACTACATCAGTGACCGGTCGATAGAACTGCATTTTAACATGCCCGGTGTCCTTATCAAGCGGAACGATGATAATGAAACCCGGGACTTATCCTGAACATGACGCCTGACCAGCGGAAGGAATTGGGCATTAACAAGTCAACGCTGTGGTATATCCAGAAGAACCTCCGGGAGGGCAAGAAGGTCAAGCTTTAGGGCAGGGTTAAGGCAAAATTGCTAAATAATTTGGTCCAAGCTTGATATTTTAGCCATTATTTTATTGCAAAATATTTATACTATGGAGTGAAGGTTTTTCGCATATTACTAATATATAATGAACGTTTAAGCGATTGATCCCTAGGGGCAGTGGGCATGGCACAGAAACCTCGGCCCGGAAAAAAGGCTGGCAGTGGGCGGAGCGGAGATGTCGAGGACAAAGATAAGGACCGGCTCATCGCCGAATTAAGAGACCGAATTGCTTTTCTTGAAAACGATTTATATCCAAAAGAGGGCGCAATTTCACTAGAGATGGTGGTGGACAGTCGGAACAATGAGGCGCTCCGGGAGAGCGATGAGATGTTCCGGGTCCTGGCCGACACCTCCTCCGCCGCCGTCATGATGCACCAGGGCCAAAATTTTGTCTACGCCAATGGCGCGGCGGAGACCATCACGGGGTATGCGAGGAATGAGTTATTGGCCATGCCCTTCTGGCACATCGTCCACCCGGATGACAGGGGGATCGTAAAGGAGCGTGGATTGGCCCGGCTCCGGGGCGAGGTGCCCCCAAGGAATTACGAGATCAAGCTCCTCGCCAAAAACGGAGAGGAAAAATGGGCCCTCCTTTCGGCGGCCCGGACCAAATTTGGCGGAAGGTCCGCCGTCATCCTGACCCTCATCGACATTACGGAACGCAAGCGGGCGGAAGATGCGCTCCGGGAGAGCGAGCGCCGGTTCCGGGGGGTCTACGAGCAGGCTCCTCTGGGCATCGCCGTGATCGACTCGGCTACCGGCCATTTCCTCCAGATAAACCAGAAGTACTGTGACATCGTCGGGCGCACCATGGATGACATGCTCGCCAGGAATTGGCAGAGCATAACGCACCAGGATGA
Coding sequences:
- the cas1 gene encoding CRISPR-associated endonuclease Cas1 gives rise to the protein MSFEAMRWLAKHDIPVIVLNWNGNLLSAMMPKEPNNGKLRVKQYDKYLDKKARYDIARALVEEKVNKGQDLLVGLSDYYDEVDRDETIKVFEFERDRFHKYKSADCDLNKLLLYESRIANRYFSTITRVINKLRPDFNFTGRGTKSYSWNMNASDPINALLNYGYAIAEAEARRAINSVGLDPYVGYLHELAGSKQPLVYDVQELGRWLVDLSIIQLLADHKLKKSAFVTTENYHQRLREDTAKLLLNYIRNNFNTAVPYKKKQFTYQYVLGDNVQMLANYISDRSKELRFNVPGVPIKWNDDNETRDFILNMTPDQRKELGINKSTLWYIQKNMREGKKVKLYEKVRTKIV
- a CDS encoding PAS domain S-box protein, which encodes MSPTPASTNPSDAQKPRSELLAELQELRAQNAVLKDAGANKGNAEALRESEEKFREMAENIGEVFFSFTRDWKHTIYVSPAYEHIWGRPLEEVYGNPMAWLEGVHPDDRELPLAVVNRYIAGDFSGIDTVEFRVLRPDGTVRWILARTYPVRNDGGEMYRITGIAEDITERKLAEEKVAHVASFPELNPNPVIEVDYAGNVTYSNPSADRIYPDLRASGDHHALLRDITFGRGAGPGAGSLLVRDVEVNGRFYLESIIDMPERKVRRIYCIDITERKRAEEALKLTQFVVDNFRDSSIWLTRDGRIAYVNQETCRGLGYSREELLSMHISDIDPDYPPEKFRELWPEKQKGDYTHFESRHVAKDGRTFPVEVTSTYTIYGDNEYLITFDRDITERKRTEEALRSSQSMLKSVMGNVPLGIFWKDRSSTYLGCNEVFAKAVGLSSTEEIVGKTDYDLPWLPEEADSFRDYDFRIMENDEAEYHIVEQQREADGKISWVETNKVPLHDAWGKVVGILGTYEDITERKRTEKEREITVEFLSLVNQARSTQELIWKTASFFQKTSGCEAVGIRLREEDDYPYYEARGFRPEFIRKENLLCTRDAQGHVLRDKDGFPMLDCMCGNVITGRFDPAMPFFTAKGSFWTNSTTELLATTTEKHRLAKTRNVCNTEGYESFALISLRVGEERLGVLQLNDRRKGYFTLDQIQMWERLADYLAVALAKFQADEALKNAKTQAELYLDLMGHDINNLHQIALGYLELAREMPASEGRDEFLDKPVEVLQRSAQLIQNVRKLQKLREGGFTPEMIDVCNILADVQSEYRAEPGKTIRVNLGDHEKCFVSANGLLHDVFANLVDNAVKHTDDGTDITVSLDVMRDRGRPYYKVAVEDNGPGIPDDSKEMIFNRLHKGTAKGMGLGLYLVKSLVESYHGKVWVEDRVQGDHTKGARFVVILPAVEK
- a CDS encoding PAS domain S-box protein; this encodes MAQKPRPGKKAGSGRSGDVEDKDKDRLIAELRDRIAFLENDLYPKEGAISLEMVVDSRNNEALRESDEMFRVLADTSSAAVMMHQGQNFVYANGAAETITGYARNELLAMPFWHIVHPDDRGIVKERGLARLRGEVPPRNYEIKLLAKNGEEKWALLSAARTKFGGRSAVILTLIDITERKRAEDALRESERRFRGVYEQAPLGIAVIDSATGHFLQINQKYCDIVGRTMDDMLARNWQSITHQDDIEEDLNNMARLLHGEITGYQMEKRYIHANGSFVWVNLTVVPLWYEYSKNRCHIAMVEDITGRKRAEEELRESEEFNRSTLDSLPMNVAVLNESGTIIFVNQSW
- a CDS encoding PIG-L deacetylase family protein gives rise to the protein MAKKLTVLAIGAHADPFDMPYQCGGTLAKLAKTGNKVICVSSCDENREEATKVAKVLGCETRFLDLKEGNIENDMPTVHKIVELIRDVKPDIVITHQPTDYNPDHRKLSQAVLGACLLSRVGEVKTKHKPYMVPCLYYSETSSGVNSHGDVYVDIEDTLAMKLKAIREHKSLSMKQGVEHLGSMEHLAEREEATAKFRGMQVEIEAAEVFERAVNYRVMRAFSALPFPDVPVHNE